The proteins below come from a single Carnobacterium divergens DSM 20623 genomic window:
- a CDS encoding LacI family DNA-binding transcriptional regulator, whose amino-acid sequence MANIKDIAKAAGVSSATVSRVINQNGYVSEETRKKVELVIQQLDYVPNLNAVYLKKGATKTLGIVAPYFSDSLTVFLRGFTLSAQKEGYNVTLFMTGDDKQKELDAFEMLRRKQLDGLLLLIRLNDWKQLEPFTKYGPIVTWQRVESDHIPSVFMNHYDGYMLGLEHLYATGCRNIVNLYGSTSGLNTKSRMKAYLDFCEKYHLNPNLQPQFKGLNSSEDGEKVAHWWKEQSTKPDGFATSSDAVAAGLITEAKRLGVRVPDAFSVVGFDNIEIARLLDITTIDYPIEKQAQNAFTLIFNQLTHRENPLIPLDFHLIKRHTTK is encoded by the coding sequence GTGGCAAATATCAAAGATATTGCAAAAGCTGCAGGTGTTTCTTCAGCAACCGTGTCTCGTGTAATTAATCAAAATGGTTATGTGAGTGAAGAAACGCGAAAAAAAGTCGAGTTGGTTATCCAGCAATTAGATTATGTTCCAAACCTAAATGCCGTTTATTTAAAAAAAGGAGCTACAAAAACCCTTGGCATTGTTGCTCCTTATTTTTCAGATTCTTTAACTGTTTTTTTACGAGGTTTTACTCTTTCTGCCCAAAAAGAAGGATACAACGTCACTTTATTTATGACTGGTGACGATAAACAAAAAGAGCTAGATGCTTTTGAAATGCTTCGTCGCAAGCAATTAGATGGTCTTTTACTGCTGATTCGTTTAAATGATTGGAAACAATTAGAGCCTTTCACAAAATATGGTCCTATCGTGACTTGGCAACGTGTAGAGTCTGATCATATTCCTTCCGTCTTTATGAACCATTACGACGGTTATATGTTAGGCTTAGAGCATCTTTATGCCACTGGTTGCCGAAATATTGTGAATTTATATGGCAGTACAAGTGGCTTAAACACTAAAAGTCGCATGAAAGCCTATCTTGATTTTTGTGAAAAATATCATCTCAATCCTAATCTTCAACCTCAGTTTAAAGGATTGAATTCAAGCGAGGATGGAGAAAAAGTGGCCCATTGGTGGAAAGAACAATCCACTAAACCAGATGGCTTTGCAACAAGCTCTGACGCCGTTGCAGCTGGTTTAATTACCGAAGCCAAACGGCTAGGTGTGCGAGTTCCTGATGCTTTTTCAGTTGTTGGCTTTGATAATATTGAAATTGCCCGTCTCTTAGATATTACAACGATTGATTACCCCATTGAAAAACAAGCTCAAAATGCGTTTACTCTTATTTTCAATCAATTAACTCATCGTGAAAACCCATTAATACCATTAGATTTCCATTTAATCAAACG
- the brnQ gene encoding branched-chain amino acid transport system II carrier protein — protein sequence MDKRLSLSSYIFIGSMLFGLFFGAGNLIFPVHLGQEAGVNVGPATLGFLITGIGLPFLGVVAIGVSKSDGLFDLASRVHPLYGMCMTVLLYLTIGPFFALPRTGTVSYEIGIAPFISSSYHSLGLIIFTILFFGVALIFSMKPTKILMYVGKILNPLFLVFLGVLIVTAFIKPMGSIQAADVHGAYVTNPFFKGFTEGYNTMDALASLAFGIIVVQTIKGLGVHNPRNIALDTLKSGTVSLILMGIIYGSLTYIGAMSVGKFKLSDNGGVALAQIADYYFGSFGSILLAIIVTVACLKTAIGLISACSETFHEMFPKFLSYKQFVVAFTLLACGIANVGLTNIITLSIPVLMFLYPLAITLILLGLLSPLFKNRQIVYVLTTIFTIFVSFADGLNAMPESIRETGIAQGILSFYTTYLPLFDIGMGWVLPAIVGLVLGWMISIFKKNELRF from the coding sequence ATGGATAAACGATTGTCATTATCATCTTATATATTTATAGGATCAATGTTGTTTGGATTATTTTTTGGAGCTGGAAATTTAATTTTTCCAGTGCATTTAGGGCAAGAAGCAGGAGTCAATGTTGGACCTGCAACACTTGGGTTTTTAATTACTGGAATCGGGTTGCCGTTTCTAGGTGTTGTAGCGATTGGAGTTTCAAAGAGTGATGGATTATTTGATTTAGCAAGTCGGGTACACCCACTGTATGGCATGTGTATGACTGTGTTACTTTATTTAACAATAGGGCCATTCTTTGCACTGCCAAGAACTGGAACAGTTTCCTACGAAATTGGGATTGCACCTTTTATTTCATCAAGCTATCATTCACTTGGATTAATTATTTTTACAATTCTTTTCTTTGGTGTTGCACTTATCTTTTCAATGAAACCTACTAAGATTTTGATGTATGTAGGGAAAATTTTAAACCCATTATTTTTAGTCTTTTTAGGGGTTTTGATTGTGACGGCTTTTATCAAACCGATGGGAAGTATTCAAGCAGCTGATGTTCATGGAGCTTATGTAACAAATCCTTTCTTTAAAGGATTTACTGAAGGTTACAATACCATGGATGCGTTAGCATCTCTTGCTTTTGGAATCATTGTTGTTCAAACAATCAAAGGTTTGGGGGTTCACAATCCACGGAATATCGCGCTTGATACGTTGAAATCGGGAACAGTTAGTTTGATTTTAATGGGAATCATTTATGGAAGTTTAACGTATATTGGAGCTATGAGTGTTGGTAAATTTAAGCTGTCAGACAATGGCGGTGTAGCTTTGGCTCAAATTGCAGACTATTACTTTGGATCGTTTGGCAGTATTTTGTTAGCTATTATTGTAACGGTTGCGTGCTTGAAAACAGCGATTGGGTTAATTTCTGCTTGTTCAGAGACGTTCCATGAGATGTTTCCTAAATTCCTAAGTTATAAGCAGTTTGTTGTAGCTTTTACGCTATTAGCATGCGGTATTGCAAATGTCGGCTTAACCAATATCATTACGCTGTCTATTCCTGTCTTGATGTTTTTATACCCATTAGCAATTACCTTGATTTTATTAGGATTGCTCTCACCACTGTTTAAAAATCGCCAAATTGTCTATGTCTTAACAACAATTTTCACCATTTTTGTTAGTTTTGCAGATGGATTAAATGCGATGCCTGAAAGTATCAGAGAAACGGGAATTGCACAAGGTATTTTATCTTTTTATACGACCTACTTACCGTTATTTGATATTGGAATGGGCTGGGTACTGCCAGCAATAGTCGGCTTAGTACTTGGCTGGATGATTAGTATCTTTAAAAAAAATGAATTGCGTTTTTAA
- a CDS encoding MerR family transcriptional regulator, translating to MEYTIKKISELAGISSRTLRFYDEIKLLKPARINSSGYRIYAQNEVDRLQQILVYRKLGLSLEDIKAIMDNPDFDEIKTLRSHYRALLIQQQQLSKLIDTVEKTLMTKEGTGSMTNIEKFEGLKRERVRKNEDQYGTESRALYGTNQVIDSNQKMLNMNQEKFQAFEELEEAIFVQLKKAMNTKNVSSIESQKLARMHKEWLSYTWTTYSTKAHVGLVNLYLADPRFVSYYDNRVGQGGTQFLKDAVIHFTNK from the coding sequence ATGGAATATACTATTAAAAAAATAAGTGAATTAGCTGGTATCAGTAGTCGAACATTACGATTTTATGATGAAATTAAGTTATTGAAGCCAGCTCGAATCAATTCATCAGGGTACCGAATTTATGCTCAAAATGAAGTAGATCGACTGCAACAAATCCTAGTTTACCGCAAATTGGGGTTATCTTTAGAAGATATAAAAGCAATCATGGATAATCCTGATTTTGATGAGATAAAAACATTAAGAAGCCATTACCGAGCATTATTAATTCAGCAACAACAATTGAGTAAGCTAATTGATACTGTTGAAAAAACACTTATGACAAAAGAAGGGACTGGTAGTATGACGAATATAGAAAAATTTGAAGGGTTGAAAAGAGAACGGGTTCGAAAAAATGAAGATCAATATGGTACAGAAAGTAGAGCCCTTTATGGAACAAATCAAGTCATTGACTCAAATCAAAAGATGTTAAACATGAATCAAGAAAAATTCCAAGCTTTTGAAGAGTTAGAAGAAGCCATTTTTGTACAATTAAAAAAAGCGATGAACACAAAAAATGTGAGCAGCATAGAGTCACAAAAACTAGCTAGAATGCATAAAGAATGGTTATCTTATACATGGACGACCTATTCTACTAAAGCCCATGTAGGGTTAGTGAATCTGTACCTGGCAGACCCACGATTTGTTTCTTACTATGATAATCGAGTTGGCCAAGGAGGCACTCAATTTTTAAAAGATGCAGTGATTCATTTTACAAATAAGTAA
- a CDS encoding MucBP domain-containing protein, producing MGSKKNIKKVKRYIKLLGVPFIVGTILLGGIYYYSIENQKISILADSGLKLTTSKNEVTVNSPFIVNVTDTGATNATSDSEDLESEKTVDTDSEQLEVTTTEPIKQVSKTVIYLPLGIEFDEVGTNQLNDGKKVATISFDSNSRNIEIDWIAAEQKELPISLISKNIGHYEITAQKSVNNQLNESEILSIQAVGIEESATSSDEPSSSVVSARSIEKAQETSALAVGTSVVTNATELSTAIKDLSITQIYFGNDINLNQSIQIPNGKPYLRISGKNPSTGEIHTLTENNGTGGGTDNIYVSNGNSDPKDYGLEDMKIIGRNYYGPLNVQDNTREVSLSYTNVDYQGPQITHNVNGITKYLGDTSIYIARVQSTSAPNQEVAEARNVIMDGNITINHTSNSDSMFWLGLSGGSENSFTVKANSNVVIDSKGNGMFYRDGSNPIKMDIEQNANVKITTNNGLFRNNPGQYLHVGENANVEFEKTGGDQPVLRLTEDLNVAKGARLVMKATGGSGNFARFESAYAGTNLNFDDPLSVLLYNKTSQQMFAWQGSGNSSGKMHINAPIVNYWRVAGTGDRDDLPLFSWSMPDRSNVVTDVTTNGSSSTVINSTNAGMNATDFNLGTAKVISLGTIDVTLDPITDAQSTITGTATKNSKVYIDYTEVGVKKTLTGYAGTDGVYSIPIPDGFIKPYTSVTATANLDFKTKVSAPVTVEDVTPPEGTAIIQVLEKGSAFPSDVTKFVKDIKDKSDGTTGAGVTVSAGTIPQPDMNQSGPVLPMYEVILTDKAGNKTAIKIPIFIKDEDTVVSDTTALKAHNITFKLPQYPQTEAELKAFIQKESAVQAWELATGNELTDLSALTIDTSKMKQAVGTYPVMLTLGNVQKEIQVDVTPGTGTVVFHYQDEEGNKLAEDKTIVDDIGNSYNEKPIDLNGYLYVRTQGNATGVIEDQTQEVLFIYQQNRFKLTQTVTKMDGSSAEKAALTEVLKVKTVLDSQLTSVTPSVFYKDLTITVPIDDALIDVGTFSLNRADGTSVGQVSYDDSTKSVNATITEADQIPWNENVSMSYQATVKEDAPLASTITTVGEASGSYTNNWVANPVKSNTTKTEIVDGKLAFVSAPTDLDFGENLKIPAVDKNYPLQSLTGSLTVQDTRSIKGSWTLSAKMDQVLTSTSNKTLPTAVQYTNKGQKAILGTSSIIIYQQTNTDSKPISITDNWLPNGDGLALDIKPGTTYPESYTGSIEWTLQDTP from the coding sequence TTGGGAAGTAAGAAAAACATAAAAAAAGTAAAGCGTTATATTAAATTGTTAGGAGTTCCTTTTATAGTAGGTACTATCCTATTAGGCGGAATTTATTATTACAGTATAGAAAATCAAAAAATCTCAATTTTAGCAGATTCAGGGTTGAAACTAACGACTTCTAAAAATGAAGTTACTGTTAATAGTCCTTTTATCGTGAATGTTACAGATACTGGTGCGACAAATGCGACGAGTGACAGTGAGGATCTTGAAAGTGAAAAAACAGTAGATACGGATTCTGAACAACTTGAGGTAACAACAACGGAACCTATTAAACAAGTATCAAAAACAGTTATTTATTTGCCCTTAGGGATTGAGTTTGACGAAGTTGGTACAAATCAATTGAACGATGGAAAAAAAGTAGCAACGATTTCATTTGATTCAAATTCAAGAAATATAGAAATTGATTGGATTGCAGCAGAGCAAAAAGAACTGCCCATTTCTTTAATTTCAAAAAATATTGGACATTACGAAATAACTGCTCAAAAAAGTGTAAATAATCAACTAAACGAATCAGAAATACTTTCTATTCAAGCGGTAGGAATCGAAGAATCGGCCACTTCATCGGATGAACCAAGCTCATCAGTTGTAAGTGCCAGAAGCATAGAAAAGGCTCAGGAAACCTCTGCTCTAGCAGTTGGAACGTCAGTTGTTACGAATGCAACAGAGTTAAGTACCGCAATCAAAGATTTAAGTATTACTCAGATTTATTTTGGGAATGATATCAATTTAAATCAAAGCATTCAAATTCCAAATGGTAAGCCTTATTTACGAATTTCTGGGAAAAATCCCTCAACAGGAGAAATACACACCCTAACAGAAAATAATGGAACTGGTGGGGGAACCGATAATATCTATGTAAGCAATGGAAATTCAGATCCAAAAGATTATGGTTTAGAGGATATGAAAATTATTGGACGCAATTATTATGGTCCTTTGAATGTACAAGACAATACAAGAGAAGTAAGTTTATCCTATACAAATGTTGATTATCAAGGTCCACAAATTACGCATAATGTTAACGGAATCACGAAGTATTTAGGGGATACAAGTATTTACATTGCTCGTGTTCAAAGTACCTCAGCACCAAATCAAGAGGTAGCTGAAGCAAGAAACGTTATTATGGATGGTAATATCACAATTAATCATACATCAAATTCCGACAGTATGTTTTGGTTAGGATTATCAGGCGGGTCAGAGAACTCTTTTACAGTCAAAGCAAATTCAAATGTTGTAATTGATTCTAAAGGGAATGGTATGTTTTATCGTGACGGATCAAATCCAATTAAGATGGATATTGAACAAAACGCCAACGTTAAAATAACAACTAATAACGGATTGTTTCGTAATAATCCAGGGCAATATTTACACGTTGGAGAGAATGCAAATGTCGAGTTTGAAAAAACAGGTGGAGATCAACCGGTATTGCGTTTAACAGAAGACTTAAATGTAGCCAAGGGTGCCCGACTAGTGATGAAAGCAACTGGCGGAAGTGGGAATTTTGCGCGCTTTGAAAGTGCCTACGCTGGAACAAACTTAAACTTTGATGATCCACTAAGTGTTTTACTTTACAATAAAACCTCGCAACAAATGTTTGCTTGGCAAGGATCCGGAAATTCCTCTGGAAAAATGCACATTAATGCACCAATCGTAAATTACTGGAGAGTTGCAGGTACTGGTGATCGTGATGATTTGCCATTGTTTAGCTGGTCCATGCCAGATCGGTCAAACGTAGTAACAGATGTTACAACGAACGGAAGCAGTTCAACTGTTATCAATTCGACAAATGCAGGAATGAATGCAACAGATTTCAATCTGGGAACTGCAAAAGTGATTTCATTAGGGACTATAGACGTTACATTAGATCCAATTACAGATGCACAGAGTACAATAACTGGTACAGCGACAAAAAATTCTAAAGTCTACATTGATTATACTGAGGTTGGTGTTAAAAAAACTTTAACAGGTTATGCTGGAACAGATGGGGTATATAGTATTCCGATTCCTGATGGGTTTATCAAGCCATACACCTCAGTAACTGCAACAGCCAATTTAGATTTTAAAACCAAAGTATCTGCTCCTGTTACGGTAGAAGATGTAACACCTCCTGAAGGCACTGCGATTATCCAAGTTTTAGAAAAAGGCAGTGCATTTCCAAGTGATGTCACAAAATTTGTTAAAGACATTAAAGACAAATCAGATGGGACAACAGGAGCAGGAGTAACTGTATCTGCTGGAACGATTCCTCAACCCGATATGAATCAATCTGGCCCCGTATTACCGATGTATGAGGTTATTCTAACTGATAAAGCAGGAAATAAAACAGCTATAAAAATACCTATCTTCATTAAAGATGAAGACACGGTTGTTTCAGATACAACAGCGTTAAAAGCCCATAATATCACTTTTAAACTGCCACAATATCCACAAACAGAAGCAGAATTGAAAGCCTTTATTCAAAAAGAATCAGCCGTGCAAGCTTGGGAATTAGCAACGGGCAACGAATTGACTGATTTAAGTGCTCTTACAATTGATACTTCTAAAATGAAACAAGCAGTAGGAACATACCCAGTCATGTTGACGCTTGGCAATGTTCAAAAAGAAATCCAAGTTGACGTCACACCTGGAACGGGAACCGTCGTGTTCCATTACCAAGATGAAGAAGGCAATAAACTTGCAGAAGATAAAACGATTGTAGACGATATTGGAAATAGCTACAATGAAAAACCAATTGATTTAAATGGTTATCTATACGTGCGTACCCAAGGAAATGCAACAGGGGTTATTGAAGATCAGACCCAAGAAGTTCTGTTCATTTATCAACAAAATCGCTTCAAATTAACTCAAACTGTTACAAAGATGGATGGAAGTTCTGCTGAAAAAGCGGCATTGACAGAAGTTCTTAAAGTGAAAACAGTGTTAGACAGTCAATTAACGAGTGTGACGCCAAGTGTATTCTATAAAGACTTAACGATTACAGTACCAATTGACGATGCATTAATCGATGTTGGAACCTTCTCTTTAAATAGAGCAGATGGAACATCAGTAGGTCAGGTATCTTACGATGATTCTACTAAATCTGTAAATGCCACAATTACTGAAGCAGATCAAATTCCATGGAATGAGAATGTATCGATGAGCTATCAAGCAACAGTTAAAGAGGATGCGCCACTAGCAAGTACAATCACAACAGTAGGCGAAGCTAGTGGAAGCTATACAAATAATTGGGTAGCTAATCCGGTCAAATCAAATACGACAAAAACCGAAATTGTAGATGGAAAATTAGCTTTTGTTTCAGCACCGACAGATTTGGATTTTGGTGAAAACTTAAAGATACCAGCTGTTGATAAAAACTATCCTCTACAATCTCTAACTGGTAGTTTAACCGTACAAGATACGCGTTCAATCAAAGGATCATGGACATTGAGTGCGAAGATGGATCAAGTATTAACAAGTACAAGTAATAAAACTTTGCCTACAGCTGTTCAGTACACGAATAAAGGTCAAAAAGCTATATTGGGAACCTCTTCAATTATTATTTACCAACAAACAAATACTGATAGCAAGCCCATCTCGATTACAGATAATTGGCTGCCAAATGGCGATGGTTTAGCTTTAGATATCAAGCCAGGAACTACTTATCCAGAATCCTATACGGGTTCAATCGAGTGGACCTTGCAAGACACACCATAG
- a CDS encoding LPXTG cell wall anchor domain-containing protein yields MNKKRGTCLLLMIALFSFSSFMEASAEVSQKSHTTTGDISFYGEYEKPKETQSTDTKELKNRETVRTNFPQTGEQSTPSYFIIGMIVFVGSYQLYQKNKIGGFKNEIN; encoded by the coding sequence ATGAATAAAAAAAGAGGGACATGTCTTCTTTTGATGATTGCATTATTCAGTTTCTCTTCATTTATGGAAGCTAGTGCAGAGGTAAGTCAGAAGAGCCATACTACAACTGGGGATATCAGCTTTTACGGAGAATATGAAAAACCAAAAGAGACTCAATCAACAGATACAAAAGAATTAAAAAATAGAGAGACAGTCCGAACAAATTTTCCGCAAACAGGGGAACAATCAACACCATCTTATTTTATAATAGGAATGATTGTTTTTGTGGGAAGTTATCAATTGTATCAAAAAAACAAAATAGGGGGATTTAAAAATGAAATTAACTAA
- a CDS encoding WxL domain-containing protein — translation MKLTKIMTSTVLLATAVSFSTVANAADGGTYQSKGSVEFVPNNTVTPPTDPENPGKEVTPTNPDGTDPDPGTAGPLSIDYASSLSFGSNKITNKDAVYFAEPQKLKDGTVRANYVQVTDTRGNNGGWTLTVKQEGQLKNETTTNKELTGSVLSLTGGAAVSNTTNVVAPTVSDVILDSAGAASEVMSAKVGQGALTWLNVFGTLEDTQVEGETVKKNKAITLSIPGTTPKDAVKYTTNLTWTLSDVPSK, via the coding sequence ATGAAATTAACTAAAATAATGACAAGTACGGTGTTATTAGCAACAGCTGTCAGCTTTTCAACAGTAGCAAACGCTGCAGATGGTGGAACTTATCAGTCAAAAGGGTCAGTAGAATTTGTTCCAAATAATACGGTTACTCCACCAACAGATCCAGAAAATCCAGGCAAGGAAGTAACACCGACTAACCCAGATGGAACTGATCCAGATCCAGGGACAGCAGGTCCCTTAAGTATTGATTACGCTTCAAGCTTAAGCTTTGGAAGCAATAAAATTACGAATAAAGATGCCGTTTACTTTGCAGAACCACAAAAATTAAAAGATGGGACTGTAAGAGCTAATTACGTGCAAGTTACAGATACCCGTGGGAATAACGGTGGTTGGACATTGACAGTTAAACAAGAAGGTCAATTAAAAAATGAAACAACGACCAATAAAGAGTTGACTGGTTCAGTTTTATCTTTAACAGGGGGAGCAGCGGTAAGCAATACAACAAACGTTGTGGCACCAACAGTTAGCGACGTGATTCTAGATTCAGCTGGAGCAGCTTCTGAAGTAATGAGTGCTAAAGTAGGGCAAGGAGCATTAACTTGGTTAAATGTTTTTGGAACATTGGAAGATACCCAAGTGGAGGGTGAAACAGTTAAGAAGAATAAAGCAATTACGCTATCCATCCCAGGAACAACACCAAAAGATGCTGTTAAATATACAACAAACTTAACATGGACATTGAGCGACGTACCAAGTAAATAA
- a CDS encoding WxL domain-containing protein: MNKKIMTLSAATLLALTIGGNVVSAATAGTYKSNAKVTFEQDTSVTPPTDPTNPGSEVTPTNPDGTDPNPGTAGPLSIDFASSFGFDKQKITTKDEVYNAKAQMLSDGTLRPNYLQVTDKRGGAKGWTIQVKQETQLTSATSKNKLDGALISIANGEAVSASTSKVPSVLNATGQKLNLSINADGEGVSQEIMAAKADEGAGTWVYRFGDDTTKDTSVTLSVPGSTTKYAEEYAAEVTWTLADIPTN; the protein is encoded by the coding sequence ATGAATAAAAAAATAATGACACTTAGCGCAGCAACTTTATTAGCTTTAACAATTGGAGGAAATGTTGTAAGTGCAGCAACAGCAGGCACGTATAAATCAAATGCGAAAGTAACCTTTGAACAAGATACTTCTGTTACACCACCAACTGATCCAACTAATCCAGGTAGTGAAGTAACTCCAACTAATCCAGATGGAACAGATCCAAATCCAGGAACAGCTGGCCCATTAAGTATTGATTTTGCTTCTTCATTTGGCTTTGATAAACAAAAAATTACAACAAAAGATGAAGTTTACAATGCAAAAGCGCAAATGCTATCAGATGGAACATTACGTCCTAACTACTTGCAAGTAACAGATAAACGTGGTGGCGCAAAAGGCTGGACTATTCAAGTGAAGCAAGAAACACAATTAACATCCGCAACCAGTAAAAATAAATTAGATGGCGCTTTAATTTCCATTGCAAATGGTGAAGCCGTTTCAGCTTCAACTTCAAAAGTACCTTCTGTTTTAAATGCAACAGGTCAAAAATTAAATTTATCAATAAATGCTGACGGTGAAGGGGTAAGTCAAGAGATTATGGCAGCTAAAGCAGATGAAGGAGCTGGAACATGGGTTTATCGTTTTGGTGACGATACAACAAAAGACACAAGCGTAACCTTATCAGTACCAGGATCTACAACGAAATATGCAGAAGAATATGCAGCAGAAGTAACTTGGACATTAGCTGATATTCCAACAAATTAA